From the Ruania alkalisoli genome, one window contains:
- the cysD gene encoding sulfate adenylyltransferase subunit CysD: MSIDVTTPPTTDTTPAGLTDAPHQYRLTRAEALESESIHLIREVVAEFERPVLLFSGGKDSVVMLHLAAKAFWPAKVPFGVLHVDTGHNFPEVLNYRDRTVEQLGVHLHVARVQDYIDDGRLRERPDGTRNPLQTLPLLDAITGNKFDAVFGGGRRDEEKARAKERVISLRDEFGQWDPRNQRPELWNLYNGRHRPGEHVRAFPLSNWTELDVWSYIAAEGIELPHLYYAHEREVFDRDGMLLAVGEHARPRTDAELASVRTEQVRYRTIGDMSCTGAVLSDASDPAAVVDEVAATRITERGATRADDRLSEAAMEDRKKEGYF, from the coding sequence ATGAGCATTGACGTGACGACTCCCCCGACCACCGATACGACCCCGGCTGGCCTCACCGACGCCCCGCACCAGTACCGGCTCACCCGCGCCGAGGCGCTGGAGAGCGAGAGCATCCACCTGATCCGGGAGGTCGTGGCCGAGTTCGAGCGCCCGGTGCTGCTGTTCTCCGGCGGCAAGGACTCGGTGGTGATGCTGCACCTGGCGGCCAAGGCGTTCTGGCCCGCGAAGGTGCCCTTCGGCGTGCTGCACGTGGACACCGGGCACAACTTCCCGGAGGTGCTGAACTATCGGGACCGAACCGTCGAACAACTAGGTGTGCACCTGCACGTGGCACGCGTGCAGGACTACATCGACGACGGCCGCCTCCGCGAACGCCCGGACGGCACCCGCAACCCGCTGCAGACCCTCCCGCTGCTGGATGCGATCACCGGGAACAAGTTCGACGCCGTCTTCGGGGGCGGACGCCGGGACGAGGAGAAGGCACGCGCCAAGGAGCGGGTGATCTCGCTGCGGGACGAGTTCGGGCAGTGGGATCCACGCAACCAGCGGCCCGAGCTGTGGAATCTGTACAACGGCCGGCACCGCCCGGGCGAGCACGTGCGTGCCTTCCCCCTGTCCAATTGGACCGAGTTGGACGTGTGGAGCTACATCGCGGCTGAGGGCATCGAACTGCCGCACCTGTACTACGCGCACGAGCGGGAGGTCTTCGACCGGGACGGGATGCTGCTCGCCGTCGGTGAGCACGCTCGCCCCCGCACCGACGCCGAGCTGGCGAGTGTGCGGACCGAGCAGGTGCGCTATCGCACCATCGGCGACATGAGTTGCACCGGGGCTGTGCTCTCCGATGCGAGCGATCCGGCCGCCGTCGTGGACGAAGTGGCCGCCACGCGCATCACCGAACGAGGCGCCACTCGCGCCGACGACAGGCTCTCCGAGGCCGCCATGGAGGACCGCAAGAAGGAGGGCTACTTCTGA
- a CDS encoding sulfate adenylyltransferase subunit 1, with protein MGTLTHATADPTAVDPTIADPSAVDPTAPGTLLRLATAGSVDDGKSTLVGRLLYDSKSVLADQWDAIERVSAGRGQESADLALLTDGLRAEREQGITIDVAYRYFATQTRSFILADCPGHVQYTRNTVTGASTADAVVLLVDARKGLLEQTRRHLAVVGLLRVPHVVVAVNKIDLVDYSRDRFTELAEEIRAAAVSLGVPHVHPIPVSALVGDNVVTRAEQTMPWYEGPSLLELLESLPVADDPAGEAFRMPVQSVLRPQGAAVSAEYAEYRGYAGQVAAGVVRVGDPVVILPSGLRTTVEGIDTPDGELVEAFAPQSVVVRLSDDIDVARGDLIAAATDAPVPVKDLTGTVSWLSDQPLRPGARVLLKHTTRTVRAIVAEVTGRLDLDSGQTSPADLLELNDIGTVRVRLAEPIVAEDYATSRRTGAFLLIDAHDGNTLAAGMTGTP; from the coding sequence ATGGGCACGCTCACTCACGCCACGGCCGATCCCACGGCGGTCGACCCGACGATCGCCGACCCCAGCGCCGTCGACCCGACGGCACCGGGCACGCTGCTGCGGCTTGCCACGGCAGGCTCCGTCGACGACGGCAAGTCCACGCTCGTGGGCCGGCTGCTGTACGACTCCAAATCGGTCCTGGCCGACCAGTGGGACGCGATCGAGCGCGTCTCCGCCGGTCGCGGGCAAGAGTCGGCGGACCTGGCGCTGCTCACCGACGGCCTGCGCGCCGAGCGGGAGCAGGGCATCACCATCGATGTGGCCTACCGCTATTTCGCCACTCAGACCCGCTCGTTCATCCTGGCCGACTGCCCCGGGCACGTGCAGTACACCCGCAACACCGTCACCGGCGCCTCCACCGCGGACGCGGTGGTGCTGCTGGTGGACGCCCGCAAGGGGCTGCTGGAACAGACCAGGCGGCACCTCGCCGTCGTGGGCCTGCTGCGGGTGCCGCATGTGGTGGTCGCGGTGAACAAGATCGACCTCGTGGACTACTCGCGCGACCGCTTCACCGAGCTCGCCGAGGAGATCCGCGCCGCGGCCGTCTCGCTCGGAGTGCCGCACGTGCACCCGATCCCGGTCTCGGCGCTGGTGGGCGACAACGTCGTCACCCGGGCCGAGCAGACGATGCCCTGGTATGAGGGGCCGAGCCTGCTGGAGCTGCTGGAGTCTCTCCCGGTGGCCGACGATCCGGCCGGCGAGGCGTTCCGGATGCCGGTGCAGTCGGTGCTGCGCCCGCAGGGTGCGGCAGTGTCAGCCGAGTACGCCGAGTACCGCGGCTACGCCGGGCAGGTCGCGGCCGGGGTGGTGCGCGTCGGGGATCCGGTGGTCATCCTCCCCAGCGGCCTGCGCACCACCGTCGAGGGCATCGACACCCCCGACGGGGAGCTGGTGGAGGCATTCGCCCCGCAGTCGGTGGTCGTGCGCCTCAGCGATGACATCGACGTGGCCCGCGGGGACTTGATCGCCGCGGCGACCGACGCCCCGGTGCCGGTGAAGGACCTCACCGGCACCGTCAGCTGGCTCAGCGACCAGCCACTGCGCCCCGGCGCCCGGGTGCTGCTCAAGCACACCACCCGCACGGTGCGGGCGATCGTGGCCGAGGTGACTGGGCGGCTCGATCTGGACAGCGGCCAGACCAGCCCGGCCGACCTGCTCGAGCTCAACGACATCGGCACGGTCCGGGTGCGCCTGGCCGAGCCGATCGTGGCCGAGGACTACGCCACCTCCCGCCGCACCGGCGCGTTCCTGCTGATCGACGCCCACGACGGCAACACCCTCGCGGCGGGGATGACCGGCACTCCCTGA
- a CDS encoding D-arabinono-1,4-lactone oxidase, translating into MTAHTWRNWSGTATAHPSRIARPRDEGEVVDLVRAAVAAGSTIRAVGAGHSFTPAAATEGTLVHLDALDRLEHVGPPAADGSRLVTVGAGIRLHALCRVLADHGLALENMGDIDRQSLAGAISTGTHGTGARLGGLATQVHGMRVVTADARVHDVGPDSPDGGADLFELARLSLGTAGILTAITLRCVPAFTLTAAEAPLPLPHVLESLVDLAVADHFEFYWFPGTDVALTKTNTRDGAAPPLPPLRRFLHDEALANGVFEVTNRIATAVPGLTPHLNRLAARALGARTYTAASHEVFTSPRRVRFAEMEYALPAEALVDALGEVDTWLRRSRENVPFPIEVRFAAADRVWLSTAYGRPTAYVAVHQYHRLPYARYFRAVEAIMRGYDGRPHWGKLHRRRAADLAPAYPRFADAAAARGRVDPSGVFANSYVDQVLGAHTEPTPAR; encoded by the coding sequence ATGACGGCGCACACCTGGCGGAACTGGTCCGGCACGGCCACCGCCCACCCCAGCCGCATCGCCCGGCCTCGCGACGAGGGCGAGGTGGTGGACCTGGTGCGGGCCGCTGTCGCGGCTGGCAGCACGATCCGGGCGGTCGGTGCCGGGCACTCCTTCACCCCGGCCGCCGCGACCGAGGGCACGCTGGTCCACCTCGACGCGCTCGACCGCCTCGAGCACGTCGGGCCACCGGCGGCGGACGGTTCCCGCCTGGTGACGGTCGGCGCCGGAATCCGGCTGCACGCCCTCTGCCGGGTACTCGCCGACCATGGCCTCGCGCTGGAGAACATGGGCGATATCGACCGCCAGTCCCTTGCCGGCGCCATCTCCACCGGAACCCACGGCACCGGCGCGCGGCTGGGCGGGCTGGCCACCCAGGTGCACGGGATGCGGGTGGTCACCGCCGACGCCCGCGTCCATGACGTCGGACCAGATTCCCCCGACGGCGGAGCCGACCTGTTCGAGCTGGCCCGCCTCAGTTTGGGCACGGCCGGAATCCTGACCGCGATCACCCTGCGCTGCGTGCCCGCGTTCACGCTCACCGCCGCCGAGGCGCCCCTACCCCTGCCCCACGTCCTGGAATCGCTCGTCGATCTGGCTGTCGCCGACCACTTCGAGTTCTACTGGTTCCCGGGCACCGATGTGGCGCTGACGAAGACGAACACCCGCGACGGCGCCGCTCCCCCACTTCCTCCGCTGCGCCGCTTCCTGCACGACGAGGCCCTGGCCAACGGTGTCTTCGAGGTGACCAACCGGATCGCCACCGCCGTGCCCGGCCTGACCCCGCACCTGAACCGCCTCGCCGCCCGCGCGCTCGGCGCCCGCACCTACACCGCCGCCTCCCACGAAGTGTTCACCTCCCCGCGCCGGGTGCGTTTCGCCGAGATGGAGTACGCCCTGCCCGCCGAGGCGCTCGTCGACGCACTCGGCGAAGTCGACACCTGGTTGCGCCGCAGCCGGGAGAACGTCCCGTTCCCGATCGAGGTGCGCTTCGCCGCAGCCGACCGCGTGTGGCTCTCGACGGCGTACGGCCGGCCCACCGCGTACGTGGCCGTGCACCAGTACCACCGCCTGCCCTACGCCCGGTATTTCCGTGCGGTGGAGGCCATCATGCGCGGCTACGACGGGCGACCGCACTGGGGAAAGTTGCACCGCCGTCGGGCTGCTGACCTGGCACCCGCCTACCCACGATTCGCCGATGCTGCCGCGGCGCGGGGCAGGGTCGACCCGAGCGGTGTGTTCGCGAACTCCTACGTCGACCAGGTGCTGGGCGCCCACACCGAGCCGACGCCGGCCAGGTAA
- a CDS encoding transglutaminase-like domain-containing protein: MRRTVSAELHVTAGIGTTEVALQVALARVPGLRVSESLEIRQDGRLLEPAEEPTAHGGRMHLVTLDRAAEQPGEVSVRYDASVEDEAAGAVAEVPTTTADLMAYRRPSRYAQSDELFVTARRELGGRQGLALVHAVGDWVASRVRYVPGSSRVTDGAVATLLQGQGVCRDYAHLVVALLRALDVPARLAAVYAPGLRPMDFHAVAEAWVQGQWYAVDATRMAPRSAMARISTGRDAADTAFLSAYGAGIQMGPQTVTATVDGNLPVESADTAVQMP; the protein is encoded by the coding sequence ATGCGACGCACCGTGTCCGCGGAGCTGCACGTCACCGCCGGGATCGGCACCACCGAGGTCGCCCTGCAGGTGGCGCTGGCGCGTGTGCCCGGGCTGCGGGTGAGCGAGTCGCTGGAGATCCGCCAGGACGGACGGCTCCTCGAGCCGGCCGAGGAACCCACCGCACACGGCGGCCGGATGCACCTGGTCACACTCGACCGGGCCGCCGAGCAGCCAGGCGAGGTGAGCGTGCGCTACGACGCGAGTGTGGAGGATGAGGCGGCCGGCGCCGTCGCGGAGGTACCGACCACCACAGCGGACCTGATGGCCTACCGGCGCCCCAGCCGCTATGCCCAGTCGGATGAGCTGTTCGTGACGGCGCGGCGTGAGCTCGGCGGGCGGCAGGGTTTGGCACTGGTGCACGCGGTCGGGGACTGGGTGGCCTCCCGGGTTCGGTACGTTCCCGGGTCGAGTCGCGTGACCGACGGGGCGGTGGCGACCCTGCTTCAGGGGCAGGGCGTGTGCCGCGACTACGCGCACCTGGTGGTGGCGCTGCTGCGGGCGCTCGACGTGCCCGCGCGACTGGCCGCGGTCTACGCGCCAGGGCTGCGTCCGATGGATTTCCACGCCGTCGCCGAGGCGTGGGTGCAGGGTCAGTGGTATGCGGTCGACGCCACCCGGATGGCGCCGCGCAGCGCCATGGCGCGGATCAGCACCGGCCGTGATGCGGCCGATACTGCGTTCCTTTCTGCCTATGGTGCCGGGATCCAGATGGGGCCGCAGACGGTGACTGCGACGGTCGACGGCAATCTCCCGGTGGAGAGTGCCGACACGGCGGTGCAGATGCCGTGA
- a CDS encoding plastocyanin/azurin family copper-binding protein, whose protein sequence is MDRPRALALVVGVLLLLVGCSSGADPGESAADPEPEPDGTTLVISDFTFQVPEGLSAGETITVRNEDSVGHTVTSDEEGIFDVSVGPGDEVSFTMPDAGEYPFHCTPHPNMTATLTVEP, encoded by the coding sequence GTGGATCGCCCTCGTGCCCTGGCGCTCGTAGTGGGAGTGCTGCTCCTGCTCGTCGGATGCAGCTCCGGTGCGGACCCGGGCGAGTCAGCTGCGGACCCTGAGCCCGAGCCGGACGGCACCACCCTGGTGATCTCCGATTTCACCTTCCAGGTACCGGAAGGCCTCAGCGCCGGTGAGACGATCACGGTCCGCAACGAGGATTCGGTCGGGCACACGGTCACCTCCGACGAGGAGGGCATCTTCGACGTGTCCGTCGGTCCGGGTGACGAGGTCTCCTTCACCATGCCCGACGCGGGGGAGTACCCGTTCCACTGCACCCCGCACCCGAACATGACGGCCACACTGACGGTGGAGCCCTGA
- a CDS encoding RNA polymerase sigma factor codes for MDAISRADRADDAALLAGLALDDPSVSAAFVRRFQRAVYGMAVSITRDPALAEDVSQEVFLRAWGAAGGYDPRRASVLTWILTIARNAAIDAVRARRSTPTDDGILHQLLHETTSTAPDLEETAMHRIEADRAVRRLHHLSPEQARAVVLAVLAGCTAAEVSQVENIPLGTAKTRIRDGLRRLRREVQEGGRA; via the coding sequence ATGGACGCCATCTCCCGAGCCGATCGGGCGGACGACGCCGCCCTCCTGGCCGGGCTGGCGCTGGACGATCCGAGCGTCTCGGCGGCGTTCGTGCGACGGTTCCAGCGGGCGGTGTACGGCATGGCGGTGAGCATCACCAGGGATCCTGCGCTCGCGGAGGACGTGAGCCAGGAGGTCTTCCTGCGTGCCTGGGGCGCGGCCGGCGGCTACGACCCACGACGCGCCTCGGTGCTCACCTGGATCCTCACGATCGCCCGCAATGCGGCCATCGATGCGGTTCGCGCCCGCCGCAGCACCCCCACCGACGACGGCATCCTGCACCAGTTGCTGCACGAGACCACCAGCACCGCACCCGACCTGGAGGAGACCGCGATGCACCGGATCGAGGCCGATCGTGCGGTGCGCCGATTGCACCATCTCTCTCCGGAGCAGGCGCGCGCGGTCGTGCTGGCCGTGCTTGCCGGTTGCACGGCGGCCGAGGTCAGCCAGGTCGAGAACATCCCGCTCGGCACCGCCAAGACGCGCATCCGCGACGGTTTGCGCCGACTGCGTCGCGAGGTCCAGGAAGGAGGTCGAGCATGA
- a CDS encoding COG4315 family predicted lipoprotein produces MRRTRLALTATLMGAGLLLAGCADDGGTDAAEDETTAEDMTDEDMTDEDMTEDDMTDEETDDMSDEDMDDGDMMAATVATAETDLGTILVDGEGMTLYLFTNDEPGVSNCEGECIANWPALEGEPEAGDGVDAALLGSIERSDGTVQATYNDWPLYYWVQDSAPGDTTGQGVNDVWFVVSPEGEMIEGMDDMG; encoded by the coding sequence ATGCGACGGACACGACTGGCCCTGACGGCGACCCTGATGGGCGCGGGTCTACTTCTGGCGGGGTGCGCCGATGACGGCGGAACCGATGCGGCCGAGGATGAGACCACGGCCGAGGACATGACTGACGAGGACATGACTGACGAGGACATGACCGAGGACGACATGACCGATGAGGAGACCGACGACATGTCCGATGAGGACATGGACGACGGCGACATGATGGCAGCGACCGTTGCCACCGCCGAGACTGACCTCGGCACGATCCTGGTCGACGGCGAGGGCATGACGCTCTACCTGTTCACCAACGACGAGCCGGGTGTGAGCAACTGCGAGGGCGAGTGCATCGCGAACTGGCCGGCGCTGGAAGGTGAGCCGGAGGCGGGCGACGGCGTGGACGCTGCCCTGCTCGGCAGCATCGAACGCTCCGACGGCACGGTGCAGGCCACCTACAACGACTGGCCGCTGTACTACTGGGTGCAGGACTCCGCCCCCGGCGACACCACCGGTCAGGGCGTCAATGACGTCTGGTTCGTCGTCTCCCCGGAGGGCGAGATGATCGAGGGAATGGACGACATGGGCTGA
- a CDS encoding type IV toxin-antitoxin system AbiEi family antitoxin domain-containing protein yields MREPELGIYSRADLIARGLTDKEIRRRCTSGRLRQIARGWYATADADAAAVAALAKGGRLTCVSAARVRGLWVPDVRETHAYARRGHELRSMVPHGPYIDAWPEPDPVATLPLALTHAARCLSSEYTAVLVESALAKEALTPAAVREILCGLPGRTRRDLGVISRRSQSGSETRLARWFRSRGVRVQQQVQIPGVGWVDMLVGERWIIEADSAAHHTSRRDYENDRARDLMADRLGYVTTRLSFVQIWVLWEQTTASLASRLATGAHRRLPVAG; encoded by the coding sequence ATGCGCGAGCCTGAACTGGGCATCTACTCCCGTGCCGATCTGATCGCACGCGGACTCACCGATAAGGAGATCCGACGTCGGTGCACGTCCGGGCGGCTACGCCAGATAGCCCGCGGTTGGTACGCGACAGCCGATGCCGACGCAGCCGCAGTGGCAGCCCTGGCGAAGGGTGGGCGGCTGACCTGCGTCTCGGCGGCCCGTGTGCGCGGGTTGTGGGTACCGGATGTGCGCGAGACTCATGCGTACGCGCGACGTGGGCACGAGCTGCGCAGCATGGTTCCTCATGGACCGTACATCGACGCCTGGCCAGAGCCCGACCCGGTGGCCACGTTGCCGCTCGCCCTCACCCATGCGGCTCGCTGCCTGAGCTCGGAATACACGGCTGTGCTGGTCGAGTCAGCACTCGCGAAAGAAGCGCTAACGCCGGCCGCGGTGCGGGAAATCCTGTGCGGCTTGCCGGGCCGGACACGCCGCGACCTCGGGGTGATCTCACGGCGTTCGCAGTCGGGGTCGGAGACGAGACTGGCGCGCTGGTTTCGCTCGCGGGGAGTCCGCGTGCAGCAACAGGTGCAGATTCCCGGGGTCGGCTGGGTGGACATGCTGGTGGGCGAACGGTGGATCATCGAGGCCGACAGTGCCGCGCACCACACATCCCGCCGTGACTACGAGAATGACCGGGCCAGGGACCTGATGGCTGATCGCCTCGGGTACGTCACCACCCGGCTGAGCTTTGTGCAGATCTGGGTGTTGTGGGAGCAAACGACGGCGTCCCTCGCCAGTCGCCTGGCTACCGGGGCGCACCGCCGGCTGCCAGTGGCCGGTTGA
- a CDS encoding peptidoglycan-binding protein, with product MSGYSVHIGLNYVDPNAYGGWDGELAGCINDATAMEQIALSHGYQTSSLIDSQATSQAIIGELGRLARTAQPGDMCLVTYAGHGAQMPDTTGDEDDGQDETWVAWDRQIVDDELHQMYSQFSPGVRVLVISDSCHSGTVARMMAAPEQSRQLRLVEQWQPRAKTRRMPIDVQMRDYEARRGTYEFVKNLSGPSESRSMAAELILISGCQDNQVSADGDVNGLFTEKLLQVYADGGFSGDYPTFHRRIVDLMPPDQTPNYFLLGASAGYQAQEPFTVTAPVSGGGGGGGGSAGGGGGGTSTRPTVRLWSRGDDVTYLQQRLDALGYAVAVDGIFGYGTQNAVREFQQAQGLTADGVVGPATWAALEGQPSQPSGPVQPGGPSQPVQPGGPGQPSQPGGGQPQSRPTLRYGDKGEHVVYLQERLIAWGQNMTADGQFGPRTQSAVRSFQSSNGLTADGVVGPATWAALG from the coding sequence ATGTCCGGATACTCCGTGCACATCGGCCTCAACTACGTCGACCCGAACGCCTACGGCGGCTGGGACGGCGAGCTCGCCGGGTGCATCAACGACGCGACCGCGATGGAACAGATCGCGCTCTCCCACGGCTACCAGACCTCCTCGTTGATCGACTCCCAGGCCACCAGCCAGGCGATCATCGGCGAACTGGGGCGGCTGGCCCGCACCGCGCAGCCGGGCGATATGTGCCTGGTCACCTACGCCGGCCATGGTGCACAGATGCCCGACACGACCGGCGACGAGGACGACGGCCAGGACGAGACCTGGGTGGCGTGGGACCGGCAGATCGTCGACGACGAACTGCACCAGATGTACTCCCAGTTCAGCCCGGGGGTGCGGGTGCTCGTGATCAGCGACTCCTGCCATTCCGGCACCGTCGCGCGGATGATGGCCGCTCCCGAGCAGTCCCGGCAGCTGCGGCTGGTGGAGCAGTGGCAGCCTCGCGCCAAGACCCGGCGGATGCCGATAGACGTGCAGATGCGCGACTACGAGGCACGGCGTGGGACCTATGAGTTCGTGAAGAACCTCTCCGGTCCCAGCGAGAGCCGGTCCATGGCGGCCGAGCTCATCCTCATCAGCGGGTGTCAGGACAACCAGGTCTCCGCCGACGGGGACGTGAACGGGCTGTTCACCGAGAAGCTGCTGCAGGTCTACGCCGATGGTGGCTTCAGCGGGGACTACCCAACGTTCCACCGCCGGATCGTCGACCTCATGCCTCCGGACCAGACACCGAACTACTTCCTGCTCGGGGCCTCGGCCGGCTATCAGGCTCAGGAGCCGTTCACCGTGACGGCGCCCGTCAGTGGGGGCGGCGGTGGCGGTGGGGGAAGCGCTGGCGGTGGAGGCGGGGGAACGTCCACGCGGCCGACCGTGCGGCTGTGGTCCCGCGGCGACGACGTGACCTACCTGCAGCAGCGGCTGGATGCGCTCGGCTACGCGGTCGCCGTGGACGGGATCTTCGGCTACGGCACCCAGAACGCGGTGCGCGAGTTCCAGCAGGCCCAGGGCCTGACCGCGGACGGTGTGGTCGGTCCGGCGACGTGGGCGGCACTGGAGGGTCAGCCATCCCAGCCCAGTGGGCCAGTTCAGCCTGGTGGGCCCTCGCAACCTGTTCAACCCGGCGGGCCGGGTCAGCCGTCCCAGCCCGGTGGCGGGCAGCCGCAATCACGACCCACGCTCCGCTACGGAGACAAGGGTGAGCATGTGGTCTACCTGCAGGAGCGGCTCATCGCGTGGGGTCAGAACATGACGGCGGACGGGCAGTTCGGACCGCGTACCCAATCGGCGGTCCGCAGCTTCCAGAGCAGCAACGGGCTGACCGCGGACGGCGTGGTCGGGCCCGCGACCTGGGCGGCCTTGGGATAG